A genomic stretch from Bacillus sp. N1-1 includes:
- the guaB gene encoding IMP dehydrogenase, with protein sequence MWETKFAKEGLTFDDVLLTPAFSDVLPREVSVKTQLTKDLELNVPIISAGMDTVTEAPMAISMARQGGLGIIHKSMSMEEQAEHVDRVKRSESGVITDPFFLTPEHQVFDAEHLMGKYRISGVPIVNDERKLVGILTNRDLRFIEDYSIQIKDVMTKENLVTAPVGTTLKEAERVLQKHRIEKLPLVDEDGTLRGLITIKDIEKVIQFPQSAKDSRGRLLVGAAVGNTTDALKRVEKLVEAGVDVIVLDSAHGHTEGIMTKVSEIKSAYPNLPIIAGNVATAEGTKALIEAGADVVKVGIGPGSICTTRVIAGVGVPQITAVYECATEARKHGVSIIADGGIKFSGDIVKAIAAGGHAVMLGSILAGVDESPGEREIYQGRQFKVYRGMGSIGAMEKGSKDRYFQENMSKLVPEGIEGRVPYKGPLTDTIHQLIGGLRSGMGYCGTRTLNSLREDSQFVRITGAGLRESHPHDVQVTKEAPNYSV encoded by the coding sequence ATGTGGGAAACAAAATTTGCTAAAGAAGGGTTAACCTTCGATGATGTGTTATTAACGCCAGCTTTTTCAGATGTACTACCGAGGGAAGTATCGGTGAAAACTCAGTTAACAAAAGACCTTGAATTAAATGTACCAATTATTAGCGCAGGTATGGATACAGTTACAGAAGCACCGATGGCGATCTCAATGGCAAGACAAGGTGGTCTAGGTATTATCCATAAGAGCATGTCAATGGAGGAGCAAGCTGAGCATGTTGATCGAGTGAAACGATCTGAAAGTGGTGTTATTACTGATCCTTTCTTCCTTACACCAGAGCATCAAGTATTCGATGCTGAGCACCTCATGGGCAAGTATCGCATTTCAGGAGTTCCTATTGTGAATGATGAGCGCAAACTTGTTGGCATCCTTACTAATCGTGATCTTCGTTTTATTGAAGACTACTCTATTCAAATTAAAGACGTGATGACAAAAGAAAATCTTGTTACAGCTCCAGTCGGCACGACATTAAAAGAAGCTGAGCGCGTCCTACAAAAACACCGTATTGAAAAGCTTCCTCTAGTAGATGAAGACGGTACGCTAAGAGGTCTTATTACCATTAAAGATATTGAAAAGGTTATTCAGTTTCCACAGTCTGCTAAAGATAGCAGAGGCCGCTTACTAGTAGGAGCTGCAGTAGGGAATACAACAGATGCATTGAAGCGAGTTGAAAAGCTTGTTGAAGCCGGTGTAGATGTAATTGTTTTAGACTCTGCACATGGTCACACTGAAGGAATTATGACAAAAGTAAGTGAAATTAAAAGTGCTTATCCGAACCTTCCAATTATCGCAGGTAACGTTGCTACTGCAGAAGGAACAAAAGCTCTAATCGAAGCAGGAGCAGATGTTGTAAAAGTAGGAATCGGACCTGGTTCTATTTGTACAACTCGTGTCATTGCTGGTGTTGGTGTACCTCAAATCACTGCAGTCTACGAATGTGCAACAGAGGCACGCAAGCATGGTGTTAGTATTATTGCTGATGGAGGCATTAAGTTCTCAGGAGATATCGTTAAGGCGATTGCAGCAGGTGGTCATGCCGTCATGCTTGGTAGCATCCTTGCAGGTGTAGATGAAAGCCCAGGCGAACGTGAAATTTACCAGGGTCGTCAATTTAAAGTCTATCGTGGAATGGGATCAATTGGAGCGATGGAAAAGGGAAGTAAAGATCGTTATTTCCAGGAAAATATGTCTAAGCTCGTTCCTGAAGGAATTGAAGGACGCGTTCCTTATAAAGGGCCTCTTACTGATACAATCCATCAATTAATCGGTGGGTTACGATCAGGAATGGGATACTGTGGAACAAGAACACTAAATTCGCTACGTGAGGACAGTCAGTTTGTACGAATCACTGGAGCTGGGCTTCGTGAGAGCCACCCACACGATGTTCAAGTGACGAAAGAAGCACCAAACTACTCGGTCTAA
- the pdxS gene encoding pyridoxal 5'-phosphate synthase lyase subunit PdxS produces the protein MNQQTGTDRVKRGMAEMQKGGVIMDVVNAEQAKIAEEAGAVAVMALERVPSDIRAAGGVARMADPTIVEDVVNAVSIPVMAKCRIGHIVEARVLESMGVDYIDESEVLTPVDEEFHLDKRKYTVPFVCGARNLGEALRRVGEGAAMLRTKGEPGTGNVVEAVRHQRLIQSQIRKISSMSEDELMTEAKNLQAPFELLLQIKELGRLPVVNFAAGGIATPADAALMMELGSDGVFVGSGIFKSDNPEKFAKAIVEATTHYQDYELIANISKNLGIAMPGIEISSLKPSDRMQERGW, from the coding sequence ATGAATCAACAAACAGGTACAGATCGTGTAAAACGTGGTATGGCTGAAATGCAAAAAGGCGGCGTTATTATGGACGTTGTGAATGCAGAGCAGGCGAAGATTGCAGAAGAAGCTGGTGCAGTAGCAGTAATGGCACTAGAACGAGTACCATCTGATATTCGTGCAGCAGGCGGCGTAGCACGTATGGCTGATCCTACAATTGTAGAGGACGTTGTGAATGCCGTATCCATTCCAGTAATGGCAAAATGCCGTATTGGTCATATTGTAGAAGCACGCGTTCTTGAATCAATGGGCGTTGACTACATTGATGAAAGTGAAGTTCTTACGCCAGTTGACGAAGAATTCCACCTTGATAAACGTAAGTACACAGTTCCATTTGTATGTGGAGCACGTAACCTTGGTGAAGCACTGCGCCGCGTAGGTGAAGGTGCAGCAATGCTTCGTACGAAAGGCGAACCTGGAACTGGTAACGTTGTTGAAGCTGTCCGTCATCAGCGTCTTATTCAATCCCAAATTCGTAAAATTTCAAGCATGTCTGAAGATGAATTGATGACTGAAGCGAAAAACCTTCAGGCGCCATTTGAGCTTCTTCTTCAAATTAAAGAGCTTGGACGTCTTCCAGTTGTTAACTTTGCTGCTGGTGGTATTGCTACTCCTGCAGATGCAGCATTAATGATGGAACTCGGTTCTGACGGCGTATTTGTTGGTTCTGGAATTTTCAAATCAGATAATCCTGAGAAGTTTGCTAAAGCGATTGTTGAAGCAACAACTCACTATCAGGATTACGAATTGATCGCAAACATTTCTAAGAACCTTGGTATCGCAATGCCAGGAATTGAAATTTCTTCACTTAAGCCATCAGACCGTATGCAAGAGCGCGGCTGGTAA
- a CDS encoding deoxynucleoside kinase, with protein MNQTPFIAVEGPIGVGKTSLSRAIAAHYQFEIFQEIVEENPFLGKFYDNIEEWSFQTEMFFLSHRYKQLEEMEKHHLSKKLPVISDYHIFKNKIFAQQTLSDQHFSKYMKIYDILTEGMPEPNVIIYLNASLETLLNRISQRGRQIEKSIDPAYLERLSSDYERFMHEFEAQHPDIPVLRFNGDEMDFVSNQEDLHTIFQSLEKTLKEGDPVK; from the coding sequence ATGAATCAGACCCCATTTATTGCCGTCGAAGGCCCCATCGGAGTTGGAAAGACCTCCCTATCTCGAGCTATTGCTGCTCATTATCAATTTGAAATTTTTCAAGAAATCGTAGAAGAGAATCCGTTTCTAGGGAAGTTTTACGACAACATTGAAGAGTGGAGCTTCCAAACCGAGATGTTTTTTCTCAGCCATCGATACAAGCAATTAGAAGAAATGGAGAAGCATCATTTATCAAAAAAGCTTCCGGTTATTTCTGATTACCACATTTTTAAAAATAAGATTTTTGCGCAACAAACACTTAGTGACCAACACTTTTCTAAATATATGAAGATCTATGACATTCTAACCGAGGGAATGCCTGAACCAAACGTCATTATTTATTTAAATGCTAGCCTTGAAACACTGCTTAATCGAATTTCTCAAAGAGGCAGACAAATTGAAAAAAGCATCGATCCTGCTTACCTTGAACGTCTTTCATCTGATTATGAACGGTTTATGCATGAATTTGAAGCACAGCACCCAGATATCCCTGTGCTCCGTTTCAATGGTGATGAGATGGATTTTGTGTCCAATCAAGAAGATTTGCACACCATCTTCCAATCCCTCGAAAAAACATTGAAAGAAGGAGACCCTGTTAAATGA
- a CDS encoding flavin reductase family protein, whose protein sequence is MKVQPHTLAWKEAYKLLIGSVLPRPIAFVSTINKVGEVNLAPFSFFTGICADPMMVCFAPMRKAGEGDKKDTLLNIEESREFVINIVGEKIAEQMNECATPFPKGTDEFLESGLTKANSEMVGPPRVEESDVQLECVLDQIVEFGDHEGSGSLVIGKVVMVHVRDALYRDGKIDTAMLQPVGRLAGQEYTRAVADTFTLIRKTSPDGKS, encoded by the coding sequence ATGAAAGTTCAACCTCATACATTAGCCTGGAAAGAGGCTTATAAATTATTAATTGGATCTGTCCTTCCTCGTCCAATTGCTTTTGTCTCCACGATAAATAAAGTGGGCGAAGTAAACCTGGCGCCTTTTAGCTTTTTTACGGGCATTTGCGCTGATCCTATGATGGTTTGTTTTGCGCCAATGCGAAAAGCGGGGGAAGGCGATAAAAAGGATACGCTCTTAAACATAGAGGAGTCCAGGGAATTTGTGATTAATATCGTTGGTGAAAAAATTGCCGAGCAAATGAACGAGTGCGCAACACCTTTTCCAAAAGGAACAGATGAGTTTCTTGAATCTGGGCTTACAAAAGCTAACAGTGAGATGGTTGGCCCTCCGAGAGTGGAAGAGAGTGACGTGCAGCTCGAATGTGTTCTTGATCAGATCGTGGAGTTCGGTGATCATGAAGGATCAGGTAGCCTCGTTATTGGCAAAGTAGTGATGGTGCACGTACGTGATGCATTATATCGGGATGGGAAGATAGATACAGCGATGCTCCAGCCGGTAGGACGACTCGCTGGTCAAGAGTATACGAGAGCGGTAGCGGATACCTTTACATTAATTCGAAAAACATCTCCTGATGGAAAGAGCTGA
- the pdxT gene encoding pyridoxal 5'-phosphate synthase glutaminase subunit PdxT, whose protein sequence is MVKVGVLGLQGAIREHVKALETKEAEIIVVKRVEQLEDLDGLVLPGGESTTMRRLIDQYGFLEPLKAFAAEKPIFGTCAGLILLSKHIEGVDGSHIGVMDVRSKRNAFGRQRESFEAPLPIKGLEEDFIGVFIRAPYIEEVGEDVEVLATFNEKIVAARHGRFLACAFHPELTDDDRMHQMFIDMVLEFKKEGLATE, encoded by the coding sequence ATGGTGAAAGTCGGGGTCCTTGGACTGCAAGGTGCGATCAGAGAACATGTGAAAGCACTAGAAACAAAAGAAGCAGAAATTATTGTCGTAAAACGTGTTGAACAGCTTGAGGATTTAGATGGACTCGTGCTGCCTGGTGGGGAAAGCACGACAATGCGTCGTTTAATTGATCAATATGGATTTCTAGAGCCGCTTAAGGCTTTTGCAGCAGAGAAGCCTATTTTCGGAACATGTGCTGGATTAATTCTTCTTTCAAAGCATATTGAAGGTGTGGATGGATCTCATATTGGCGTCATGGACGTAAGGTCTAAAAGAAATGCCTTCGGACGACAGCGTGAAAGTTTTGAAGCACCGTTACCAATTAAAGGACTAGAAGAAGACTTTATTGGTGTCTTCATTCGTGCTCCGTATATTGAAGAAGTTGGAGAAGATGTTGAAGTGCTTGCTACCTTTAATGAAAAAATTGTAGCGGCACGTCATGGACGTTTTCTCGCGTGTGCTTTCCACCCAGAACTAACGGACGATGATCGCATGCATCAGATGTTTATTGACATGGTTTTGGAGTTTAAGAAAGAAGGACTTGCAACGGAGTAA
- a CDS encoding deoxynucleoside kinase: MNLREKYNIPQDAVITIAGTVGVGKSTITSSLANALQFRTSLEKVDNNPYLEKFYNDFSRWSFHLQIYFLAERFKEQKRMFEYGGGFVQDRSIYEDTGIFAKMHYEKGTMSAVDYDTYTNLFQSMVMTPFFPHPDLMIYLEGSFDDVVDRIKERGRPMEQQTPTAYWEEMYERYTNWIDSFNACPILRLNINEYDLVNDPSSVELILKRIEQKFQQIPSLNR, encoded by the coding sequence ATGAACCTGAGAGAAAAATACAACATCCCACAGGACGCCGTCATTACAATTGCCGGGACGGTAGGTGTCGGGAAGTCAACGATTACAAGCTCGCTTGCAAATGCTTTGCAATTTCGCACTTCTCTTGAAAAAGTGGATAACAATCCGTATTTAGAGAAATTCTACAATGACTTCTCCCGTTGGAGCTTTCATTTGCAAATTTATTTCCTTGCAGAACGCTTCAAAGAACAGAAGAGAATGTTTGAATATGGTGGCGGCTTCGTCCAAGACCGTTCTATTTATGAAGATACCGGCATTTTCGCAAAAATGCACTATGAAAAAGGGACGATGTCGGCTGTTGACTATGACACCTACACAAACCTTTTCCAATCCATGGTAATGACGCCTTTCTTCCCACATCCAGATCTCATGATTTACCTTGAAGGTTCCTTTGACGACGTCGTGGATCGCATTAAAGAGCGAGGCCGTCCGATGGAGCAACAAACGCCAACTGCTTATTGGGAAGAAATGTACGAACGCTACACGAACTGGATCGACAGCTTCAATGCTTGTCCTATTCTTCGCTTGAATATCAATGAATATGACCTTGTGAATGATCCTTCTTCTGTTGAACTGATCTTAAAGCGTATTGAACAGAAGTTTCAGCAAATCCCTTCACTAAATCGATAA
- the hppD gene encoding 4-hydroxyphenylpyruvate dioxygenase, with the protein MLNQNQQETADFFPVRDVDYLEIYVGNAKQASHYFCKAFGFKPVAYSGLETGDREKVSYVLQQNNIRLVLSGSLSNDHPIAEFVKLHGDGVKDIALTVENVDNAYKEAAERGAIELSPPKEYKDENGVVKMAVIGTYGDTIHTLVERKNYSGLFLPGYKKFEGTIPSKETGLLGIDHCVGNVESMEEWVSYYENVMGFKQMIHFDDEDISTEYSALMSKVMHNGGRIKFPINEPANGKRKSQIQEYLDYYNGPGVQHIAVLTNDIVDTVAKLRDGGVEFLETPDEYYDVLTERVGEIDEEISKLRELKILVDRDDEGYLLQIFTKPVVDRPTLFIEIIQRKGAKGFGEGNFKALFQAIEREQERRGNL; encoded by the coding sequence ATGTTGAATCAAAATCAACAGGAAACGGCTGATTTTTTCCCGGTACGTGATGTCGATTATTTGGAGATTTATGTTGGAAATGCGAAACAGGCGAGTCATTATTTTTGTAAGGCGTTTGGATTTAAGCCCGTTGCTTATTCAGGACTTGAGACAGGAGATCGTGAAAAGGTTTCTTACGTATTGCAACAGAATAATATCCGCCTTGTTTTATCAGGTTCACTGTCGAATGATCACCCAATTGCGGAGTTTGTTAAATTGCACGGGGATGGCGTGAAAGATATTGCTCTTACTGTAGAAAATGTTGATAACGCTTACAAAGAAGCTGCTGAGCGAGGTGCGATTGAGCTAAGCCCACCTAAAGAATACAAAGATGAGAACGGTGTTGTAAAAATGGCCGTTATCGGCACGTATGGTGATACGATTCATACGTTAGTTGAACGTAAAAACTACTCCGGACTTTTTCTACCGGGATACAAAAAGTTTGAAGGAACAATTCCGTCGAAGGAAACAGGCTTGCTGGGCATTGACCACTGCGTTGGAAACGTAGAATCAATGGAAGAGTGGGTTTCTTATTATGAGAATGTGATGGGCTTTAAGCAAATGATTCATTTTGATGATGAAGACATTAGCACGGAGTATTCTGCATTAATGTCGAAAGTGATGCACAACGGGGGACGCATTAAATTCCCGATTAATGAGCCAGCAAATGGGAAACGGAAATCGCAAATTCAAGAGTACCTTGATTATTACAATGGTCCTGGCGTTCAGCATATTGCCGTCTTAACGAATGATATTGTTGATACCGTTGCAAAACTTCGTGATGGTGGTGTTGAGTTTCTTGAAACGCCAGATGAATATTATGATGTGCTCACTGAGCGAGTAGGTGAGATTGATGAAGAGATTAGTAAACTTCGTGAGTTGAAAATTCTGGTGGATCGTGATGATGAAGGGTATCTGTTGCAAATTTTCACAAAGCCTGTTGTCGATCGACCAACATTATTTATTGAGATTATTCAGCGTAAAGGTGCAAAAGGGTTTGGGGAAGGTAACTTCAAAGCTTTATTCCAGGCGATTGAGCGAGAGCAGGAACGTAGAGGCAACTTATAG
- a CDS encoding sodium:proton antiporter: MNSNQIIILLFIGYLVYTIDNKQKNFPAPLVLLLIGIGLSFLPFFSSVHITKDIIFEWFLPALLFISAYQFPFAHLKKHAGIIAALSTLGLLLSALLLGSLLYVLSGPFLSLSFVGALLIASILTPTDPVSVVSILKQASKDPKIADVVEGESMVNDGTSIVLFTVFAGMYLGGESFSISSFLYDFALVSIGGVAIGAIFSWIVCRAISFTHQRQYQVMLSIVLAYGSFYVAENLGVSGVLSVVAAGIMLSYELDGYIKESHYREYLNSFWEVVEPSILALIFLLIGIETTNYLDFDHWIFVGLVFLASIIVRFLVLAGIIKSFSAWRSEFNWKDISLVTWSGIRGTMSVALLLSLESEYGSGDSTLISLTFGAVLLSLIFQSVTIYPMSSYFEKKAR; the protein is encoded by the coding sequence ATGAACTCGAATCAAATCATAATTCTACTTTTTATCGGTTATTTAGTCTACACAATTGATAACAAACAAAAAAACTTTCCTGCCCCTCTCGTTTTATTGCTGATCGGAATCGGTCTTTCTTTTCTTCCATTCTTCAGTTCGGTACATATCACGAAAGACATTATCTTTGAATGGTTTCTTCCGGCCTTACTTTTTATTTCCGCTTATCAATTTCCATTTGCTCATCTTAAAAAGCACGCTGGGATTATCGCGGCATTAAGTACACTAGGCTTATTATTAAGTGCTCTTCTACTCGGAAGCTTACTTTATGTTTTAAGCGGACCATTCCTTTCCCTTTCGTTTGTGGGGGCGCTATTAATTGCATCAATACTAACGCCTACCGATCCGGTGTCTGTGGTCTCCATCTTAAAACAGGCATCAAAAGATCCGAAAATAGCTGATGTAGTTGAAGGGGAATCAATGGTGAACGATGGCACCAGTATCGTGCTTTTCACTGTGTTTGCTGGCATGTACCTTGGTGGTGAGAGCTTTTCCATTAGTTCGTTTCTTTATGACTTTGCTCTTGTGTCAATTGGAGGAGTTGCGATTGGGGCCATATTTAGTTGGATCGTGTGTCGTGCGATTTCGTTCACTCATCAGCGGCAATATCAGGTGATGTTAAGTATCGTTCTCGCTTACGGTAGTTTTTATGTGGCAGAAAACCTTGGTGTATCAGGTGTTCTCTCCGTCGTTGCAGCGGGAATTATGCTTTCATATGAACTGGACGGTTATATTAAAGAATCTCATTATCGAGAATACCTCAATAGCTTCTGGGAAGTCGTGGAGCCGAGTATTCTTGCCTTAATTTTTCTACTAATTGGTATTGAAACGACCAACTATCTAGACTTCGATCATTGGATCTTTGTTGGGCTCGTTTTTCTCGCTTCGATTATCGTGAGGTTCCTTGTCCTTGCTGGGATTATCAAATCGTTCTCAGCGTGGCGAAGTGAATTTAATTGGAAAGACATCTCCCTTGTTACATGGTCTGGCATTCGTGGAACCATGTCAGTGGCGCTTCTTCTAAGTTTGGAATCGGAATATGGATCTGGTGATAGTACGCTCATCTCACTCACTTTTGGTGCCGTGCTGTTATCACTTATTTTTCAAAGCGTAACAATCTATCCCATGTCTAGCTATTTTGAGAAAAAGGCGAGATAA
- a CDS encoding D-alanyl-D-alanine carboxypeptidase family protein, producing the protein MKNLGLKAMTVAMAMVLLLAGTFGGGNAAEAAEAPDIKAEASILIDADSGKILYQNNPELTLSPASMTKMMSEYLVLEAISKGEVSWDEKVTVSDTIQKLSQNRSLSNVPLRVGEQYTVKELYEAMAIYSANAATMALAEHVAGTEAKFVEMMNAKGKEMGMKEYKFVNSSGLNNRDLLGNHPAGDADEENMMSARSTGLLAYHLLKDYPEVLETTSTPVKEFREGTDDQITMKNWNWLLPSLVYANKYKVEGIDGLKTGSTDLAGFAFTGTAKQGDMRLISVVMKTDSYEARFEETSKLLNYGFDQFEQKTIVSKGDKADGESSVNVVKGKEKEVGVAAGESFNTVTVKNTEDPFELSYEYDKSLLNEDGELTAPIKEGDQVGTVVLKATGEDFGYITGDKGSSVPLVATESVEKAGWFTLTMRAIGGFFSGVWTSVADAVTGLF; encoded by the coding sequence TTGAAAAACCTTGGTTTGAAAGCCATGACCGTAGCCATGGCGATGGTATTATTACTAGCAGGAACATTTGGTGGAGGCAATGCTGCAGAGGCTGCAGAGGCGCCCGACATCAAAGCGGAAGCATCAATCTTAATTGATGCAGATTCTGGGAAGATTTTATATCAAAATAATCCTGAATTAACGCTCTCACCTGCAAGTATGACAAAGATGATGTCGGAGTATTTAGTACTTGAAGCGATTAGTAAAGGTGAAGTTAGTTGGGATGAGAAAGTTACTGTAAGTGATACGATTCAAAAGTTATCTCAGAACCGTTCTCTTTCAAACGTACCACTTCGTGTGGGTGAACAGTATACAGTTAAGGAATTATATGAAGCAATGGCAATTTATTCTGCAAATGCTGCCACAATGGCCCTTGCTGAGCACGTTGCCGGGACAGAAGCGAAGTTTGTTGAAATGATGAATGCCAAAGGAAAAGAAATGGGCATGAAAGAATACAAGTTCGTGAATAGCTCAGGATTAAATAACAGAGATCTTCTAGGAAATCATCCGGCTGGTGATGCGGATGAAGAAAATATGATGTCTGCACGTTCAACAGGGCTTCTTGCATATCATCTTCTAAAAGATTATCCAGAAGTGCTTGAAACAACGAGTACTCCTGTGAAAGAATTCCGTGAAGGTACAGATGATCAAATTACAATGAAGAACTGGAACTGGCTTCTTCCTTCACTTGTCTATGCAAATAAATACAAAGTAGAGGGCATCGATGGCCTTAAAACAGGTTCAACTGATTTAGCTGGCTTCGCTTTTACTGGAACTGCTAAACAGGGGGATATGCGCTTAATTTCAGTAGTAATGAAGACTGACTCTTATGAGGCACGCTTCGAAGAGACCTCAAAATTGCTGAATTATGGTTTTGATCAATTTGAACAAAAAACAATCGTTTCTAAAGGCGATAAAGCAGATGGAGAATCTTCAGTTAACGTCGTAAAAGGAAAAGAAAAAGAAGTTGGCGTAGCTGCTGGAGAATCGTTTAATACCGTAACTGTAAAAAACACGGAAGATCCATTTGAGCTTAGCTACGAATACGATAAATCTCTCCTTAATGAAGATGGGGAATTGACTGCACCAATTAAAGAAGGAGACCAAGTTGGAACAGTTGTCTTAAAAGCCACAGGGGAAGATTTTGGTTACATAACAGGGGACAAGGGTTCTTCAGTACCTCTTGTAGCAACTGAATCAGTTGAAAAAGCAGGTTGGTTTACCCTTACTATGCGAGCAATTGGTGGTTTCTTCTCTGGTGTGTGGACAAGTGTAGCAGATGCAGTGACAGGACTGTTTTAA
- the serS gene encoding serine--tRNA ligase has translation MIDLKYLRKNFEEVKVKLSKRGEDLVGLDRFEELDQRRRELIAETEQLKGQRNEASKNVAVFKREKKDADHLIKEMREVGDKIKTIDEELRTVETKLEQILLQIPNIPHDSVPVGETEDDNIEIRTWGEKNDFAFEAKPHWDIATDLNIINFERAAKVTGSRFAFYKGAGARLERSLINFMMDLHESEHGYEEILPPYLVNRESMTGTGQLPKFEEDAFKIREEDYFLIPTAEVPVTNFHRDEIMDGEDLPLAYTAYSACFRSEAGSAGRDTRGLIRQHQFNKVELVRFVKPEDSYDELEKLTGHAEKVLQLLELPYRVMSMCTADLGFTAAKKYDIEVWIPSYGTYREISSCSNFEDFQARRAGIRFRREKNGKPEFLHTLNGSGLAIGRTVAAILENYQQEDGSVIVPEVLRPYMGGREVIK, from the coding sequence ATGATCGATTTAAAGTATTTGCGTAAAAATTTTGAAGAAGTAAAAGTAAAGCTATCAAAGCGTGGGGAAGATCTAGTCGGTCTTGATCGTTTTGAGGAGCTTGATCAGCGCAGAAGAGAGCTTATCGCTGAAACAGAGCAGTTAAAGGGGCAGCGTAATGAAGCTTCTAAAAACGTAGCGGTATTTAAACGTGAGAAGAAAGATGCCGATCACCTTATTAAAGAAATGCGTGAAGTTGGCGATAAGATTAAAACAATTGATGAAGAACTTCGCACTGTTGAGACAAAGCTTGAACAAATTCTTCTTCAAATCCCAAACATCCCTCATGATAGCGTACCTGTAGGTGAGACGGAAGATGATAACATCGAAATCCGTACATGGGGAGAGAAAAATGATTTTGCTTTTGAAGCAAAGCCTCACTGGGATATCGCAACCGATCTTAATATTATTAACTTCGAACGTGCAGCAAAAGTAACCGGAAGCCGATTTGCTTTCTATAAAGGTGCTGGAGCGCGTCTAGAACGTTCTTTGATTAACTTTATGATGGATCTGCATGAATCTGAGCATGGCTATGAAGAGATTCTTCCTCCATACCTTGTGAATCGTGAGAGCATGACTGGTACTGGTCAGCTTCCTAAATTTGAAGAGGATGCTTTTAAAATTCGTGAAGAAGATTACTTCTTAATCCCAACAGCGGAAGTACCGGTAACAAACTTCCACCGTGATGAAATTATGGACGGAGAAGATCTTCCACTAGCTTATACAGCTTACAGTGCTTGCTTCCGTTCTGAAGCTGGATCTGCAGGGCGTGATACTCGTGGACTGATTCGTCAGCACCAGTTTAATAAAGTAGAGCTCGTTCGCTTTGTGAAGCCTGAAGATTCTTATGACGAGCTAGAAAAGCTTACCGGGCACGCAGAAAAGGTGCTACAACTGTTAGAGCTTCCTTACCGCGTTATGAGCATGTGTACCGCTGATCTTGGCTTTACTGCAGCAAAGAAATACGATATTGAAGTTTGGATCCCAAGCTATGGCACGTATCGAGAAATCTCTTCTTGTAGTAACTTTGAAGATTTCCAGGCGCGTCGTGCAGGCATTCGCTTCCGTCGTGAAAAGAATGGAAAGCCAGAATTCCTTCATACGTTAAACGGCTCTGGCCTTGCGATCGGGAGAACTGTTGCCGCAATCTTAGAGAATTACCAACAAGAAGATGGCTCAGTTATTGTCCCTGAAGTACTACGTCCATATATGGGTGGGCGTGAAGTGATTAAATAA